The Panicum hallii strain FIL2 chromosome 5, PHallii_v3.1, whole genome shotgun sequence genome contains the following window.
ATCGATCCGCCTCGTGGGAACGAAGGCGACGGGGTATTATGCTAGTACTAGTAGTCGCATTGGACTGCTCCTAATTAGCACGCGATCGAGGTAGAGGGTGCCGACGCCACCAAACACGGGTTGAGCCGTTCCAACAGTTCGGcttctagctagctagctaggcagCCATCAGCGGCAGCATGAAGCGAACCTGGCCCGGAGTTAGCGAacaacttttttatttttttaactgCTTCTCTTGGAAGCAGCTTGAAATTTCTTTTGTTTAGGTTGTGAAAACAAACACAAGAGGAGAAGATTCGGTGGAGCCCAGCAAAAGCCCAATCTTTTGATTGAAACAGTCCAAGGACGGACCAGGCCCCACAGAGGCCTTTTCTCCCTAACTAACCCAACTGCCTTTCCGCTAAAAAAAACAGTATACAGTagtaggggaaaagaaaaggaccaAGTGGTGATTCCACCCGACCTCCCCTCCCGCCACCCGCCACCAAACCACCCATAGTCGCCggctcgccgcggccgccggcgccttTCCTAGTTGCCTGGCACCACCCCCGTTATCTGATCTCCATACACAAGGCGGGGATCGCCATCATGACGTcagctcgccgcgccgcggcgcggcggctctGTGGCATTTCGTCGAGCGCCTGCCGTGCGTGCTCAAGACTTGCACCATTCTTCTTGCTTAGCACTTAGCAGCCGCGACTTCGTGATTACTCGCTGGAGCAGCTAATTCATGTACCTGTGCACATGCTAAAATGgatgtttttttttcctttcccctCCAGTCCATCGGGAACGCGCTCCACATCTTGCCCACCAGGAAGCAGCCGATGACCGTCCTCCACGACGTCAGCGGGATCGTCAAGCCCCGGAGGATGACTCTGCTGCTGGGGCCTCCCGGGTCGGGCAAGACCACCTTGCTCCTGGCGCTGGCCGGGAAGCTCGACAAGGACCTCAAGGTCTCGGGGAAGGTCACCTACAATGGGCACGGGATGAACGAGTTTGTCCCCGAGAGGACCGCGGCGTACATCAGCCAGCACGACCTCCACATCGGGGAGATGACCGTGAGGGAGACCTTGCAATTCTCGGCGCGGTGCCAAGGTGTTGGCACTAGATACGGTACGCGGCGCGCTTGAACATTGTCTTGGCTCGACACCATTCAATGGGTTACGCCATCTGTGGATAAGCACTAAGCTTTGTTGTTTGCCTTGGTCTAGAAATGCTCACTGAGTTGGCCAGAAGGGAAAAGGCAGCGAACATCAAGCCAGATCATGATATTGATGTCTATATGAAGGTAAGGATGTTATCTGTTATTTGATGTGTCGTACCTGTTTATTTGCAACTAGCCAAGTAGTAACAGTTGTTTCTTTATTAACTCCTGTAGGCTTCAGCTATGGGTGGGCAAGAATCAAGTATTGTTACAGACTACATACTGAAGGTACGGTTTGCTAGCTGTAACACAAGGGATGATTTTTTTTATCACGTAATTCAAATCTCATGCCTGCTGCTCGGCTATATACCTGCAGATATTAGGATTGGAGGTCTGTGCTGACACAGTGGTAGGAAATGAGATGTTGAGGGGTATTTCTGGTGGTCAACGGAAGCGTGTCACAACAGGTATGCCAATGATCAAAATACACATCTAGAACGGTTTTCCCCTCTGAATTGACGTCTTCTTCTGCCAAAAAAAAGGCTACAAAACACATCCTGACCTTCTTATTTGTCTTCATTGCTTAGGTGAAATGCTTGTTGGTCCTGCAAGAGCTCTGTTCATGGATGAGATATCCACTGGACTGGACAGCTCAACCACATACCAGATTGTGAATTCCCTTAGGCAGACTATCCACATCCTTGGCGGAACTGCAGTCATTTCCTTGCTCCAGCCAGCGCCTGAAACATACAACTTGTTCGATGACATTATACTCCTCTCTGATGGCCATGTTGTGTACCAGGGCCCCCGTGAACATGTGCTTGAGTTCTTTGAGTTCATGGGCTTCAGATGCCCTGCCAGAAAGGGTGTGGCTGACTTCTTGCAGGAGGTATGTGCATGACCTAGAAATCCTCCCATCTAGTGATTTTGATTTTTAAAGCTGAAGTGTACTGATATGTTAACGTATTCAAAAGGTGACATCAAGGAAAGACCAGGGGCAGTATTGGTATAGGCAGGACAGGCCATACCGTTTTGTGCCTGTGAAGAAATTTGCAGATGCATTCCGTACTTTCCACGTGGGCCGGTCCATACAAAATGAACTTTCAGAGCCGTTTGATAGGACTCGGAGCCACCCTGCTGCGCTAGCTACTTCAAAGTTTGGTGTCAAGAGGATGGAGTTGCTGAAAGCCACTATTGATAGGGAGCTTCTACTCATGAAGAGGAATGCATTTATGTACATTTTTAAATCTGTTAACGTAAGTTTATATCTCtaatttgtttattttttattatttagatGATATTAAATGGGCTCAATCTGAACTTTTCCATCATTGTTGCAGCTAACTCTTATGTCGCTTGTCGTGATGACCACATTTTTCCGTACCAATATGCACCGTAATGTGACTTATGGAGGCATCTACATGGGGGCTCTCTACTTTGCTCTTGACACAGTCATGTTCAATGGTTTTGCGGAGCTTGCCATGACTGTCCTGAAACTGCCTGTATTCTTCAAGCAGAGGGatcttcttttcttccctgcATGGGCCTACACCATACCATCGTGGATTCTTCAGATCCCTATCACATTTCTTGAAGTTGGAGTTTATGTTTTCTCCACATACTATGTTATTGGATTCGATCCCAGTGTGAGCAGGTATGATGCACTGAAACACTTTGTCTTATGTTTGAGAATCCATGAAATATATGCTTCTTTCGCGACACTTAATTCTTTTCTTTCAGTAATTAAATTGAACATTTTCATGATAAATACATTTGTTCATGAAATTTGAATGATTGTTTGTGATCAGGTTCTTTAAGCAGTATCTGCTGCTCCTTGCACTCAATCAGATGTCATCTGCACTTTTCCGTTTCATTGCTGGAATCGGAAGAGACATGGTTGTGTCTCACACCTTTGGGCCCTTAGCACTGTTGGCTTTCCAAACACTGGGTGGCTATGTCCTTGCAAGACGTAAGTAACTGAATTGAATTGGCCGTGATAACATCAAAATGTTACTATATTTACTTGACACCAATGGTATTAAAGGATGTTGTTGTCTATATATTTATCTTGATCTATCTTCCTCTTTCCCAGCTAATGTGAAGAAATGGTGGATTTGGGGTTACTGGATCTCTCCTCTATCGTATGCACAGAATGCTATTTCAACAAATGAATTTCTGGGTAAAAGCTGGAGCCAAGTAAGTACCCCATATCTTGACTAGCAGTGCAATAGGAACTTGGAGAACAGAAAAACCAACATGCATTTGCTTGTTACAGATTCAAAATGGAACAACCTTGGGAGTTACTGTTCTCAAGAACCGTGGCATCTTTACTGAAGCTAAGTGGTACTGGATAGGCCTTGGTGCCTTGATTGGATACACACTCCTCTTCAACCTGCTCTACACTCTAGCTCTTTCAGTTTTGAGTCGTAAGTACATTTATAGAACATCTTCTTATATGTATATTTTATAGCACCCAAAATTAACAAATCAGCATTTGTGAGTTAAATGGTAGTAACTGTAGCTATGTGCTCTTTCTGACAGCATTCGCTGACTCTCATGGATCAATGTCTGAAGAGGAATTGAAAGAAAAGCATGCCACCTTAACTGGTGAAGTTATAGAGGgacaaaaggaaaagaaatctaGGAGGCAGGAAGTGGAGTTGTCCAACAGTGTTGGTCCAAACTCTGTGACTACCAGTGACAATTCTAGTCAAAACAGGAAGGGGATGGTCCTCCCATTTGCACCACTGTCACTTACCTTTAATGACATTAGATACTCAGTGGACATGCCAGAGGTAATTTTCCTTTCCGTAGTTTGAATACAAATAACCCTCTCTATCTCAAGATTTCTTACCTGGTCATATTGTTTTACACACAGGCAATGAAAGCACAAGGAGTAACAGAAGACCGCCTGCTGCTTTTGAAGGGTGTTAGTGGTTCTTTTAGGCCAGGAGTCCTTACTGCATTGATGGGTGTTAGTGGAGCCGGGAA
Protein-coding sequences here:
- the LOC112891958 gene encoding ABC transporter G family member 37 — translated: MDRGEIHRVTSLRRDSSLWRRGDDVFSRQSSRFQDDEDDEEALRWAALERLPTYDRVRRGMLALDEDGEKVEVDVGRLGARESRALIERLVRAADDDHERFLLKLKERMDRVGIDYPTIEVRYEHLEVEAQVHVGNRGLPTLINSVTNTIESIGNALHILPTRKQPMTVLHDVSGIVKPRRMTLLLGPPGSGKTTLLLALAGKLDKDLKVSGKVTYNGHGMNEFVPERTAAYISQHDLHIGEMTVRETLQFSARCQGVGTRYEMLTELARREKAANIKPDHDIDVYMKASAMGGQESSIVTDYILKILGLEVCADTVVGNEMLRGISGGQRKRVTTGEMLVGPARALFMDEISTGLDSSTTYQIVNSLRQTIHILGGTAVISLLQPAPETYNLFDDIILLSDGHVVYQGPREHVLEFFEFMGFRCPARKGVADFLQEVTSRKDQGQYWYRQDRPYRFVPVKKFADAFRTFHVGRSIQNELSEPFDRTRSHPAALATSKFGVKRMELLKATIDRELLLMKRNAFMYIFKSVNLTLMSLVVMTTFFRTNMHRNVTYGGIYMGALYFALDTVMFNGFAELAMTVLKLPVFFKQRDLLFFPAWAYTIPSWILQIPITFLEVGVYVFSTYYVIGFDPSVSRFFKQYLLLLALNQMSSALFRFIAGIGRDMVVSHTFGPLALLAFQTLGGYVLARPNVKKWWIWGYWISPLSYAQNAISTNEFLGKSWSQIQNGTTLGVTVLKNRGIFTEAKWYWIGLGALIGYTLLFNLLYTLALSVLSPFADSHGSMSEEELKEKHATLTGEVIEGQKEKKSRRQEVELSNSVGPNSVTTSDNSSQNRKGMVLPFAPLSLTFNDIRYSVDMPEAMKAQGVTEDRLLLLKGVSGSFRPGVLTALMGVSGAGKTTLMDVLAGRKTGGYIEGDITISGYPKKQETFARISGYCEQNDIHSPHVTVYESLLFSAWLRLPSDVDLETRKMFIEEIMDLVELTSLRGALVGLPGVSGLSTEQRKRLTIAVELVANPSIIFMDEPTSGLDARAAAIVMRTVRNTVNTGRTVVCTIHQPSIDIFEAFDELFLMKRGGEEIYVGPVGQNSSKLIEYFEGIEGVSKIKDGYNPATWMLEVSSSAQEEMLGVDFCEIYKQSELYQRNKELIEELSTPPPGFSDLNFPTQYSRSLFTQCLACLWKQKLSYWRNPSYTAVRIMFTVIIALLFGTMFWDLGSRTKKQQDLFNAMGSMYAAVLYLGVQNSGSVQPVVVVERTVFYRERAAGMYSALPYAFGQVLIELPYIFVQTLIYGVLVYSMIGFEWTVAKFLWYLFFMYFTLLYFTFYGMMAVGLTPNESIAAIISSAFYNVWNLFSGFLIPRPRIPVWWRWYSWICPVAWTLYGLVASQFGDITHALEDSDKGQTVAQFITEYYGFHHDLLWVVALVHVALACFFAFLFSFAIMKFNFQKR